The sequence AAATTTGTTTTCAGCGGTAAACTGATGCCCTGGGTAGGTGGCAAAGATATCATCTTATATCTGATCGGAAAGATAGGTGTTGACGGAGCACTTTATAAGACAATGGAAATATCAGGCGAAGCAATAGATGCGCTTGATCTTAGCGGAAGGCTTACCATTGCAAATATGGCTATAGAAGCTGGTGCCAAATCAGGGATAATTAAGGCTGATGAGAAGACTGTTTCCTATGTTGAAAACAGGGCGACAAGGCCATACACGATATATGAAAGCGACGAAGATGCAAATTATGAATCGGTATATGAATATGATTGTGCTAACATCGAACCACAGGTTTCATTTCCCCATCTGCCTGAAAAGGCAAAAGGAATAAGTGAAGTAGGTGTTATAAGAATCGATCAGGTTATAATCGGTTCGTGTACAAACGGCAGAATTGAAGATTTAAGAATTGCAGCGGACATTATGAAGAATAAGCGTGTTGACAGAAATGTCCGTTGTATTGTCCTTCCGGCAACTCCTGAAGTGTATTTGAAAGCTGAGGAGGAAGGGTTGCTTAGGATATTCCTTGAAGCGGGCGCAGTGCTCGGGCCGCCTACATGCGGGCCGTGTCTTGGCGGCCACATGGGCATTCTTGCGGAAGGTGAGCGCGCTGTCTCAACCACCAACCGCAATTTTGTTGGCAGAATGGGGCACAGGACAAGCGAGGTCTATCTTGCCGGACCCGCAATAGCTGCCGCATCAGCAATTACAGGAAAAATATCATCACCCGGGGAGGTGATGTAATGATTCGAGAGATGAAGGGTAAGGCATTTGTCTTCGGAGACGATATTGATACCGATGCTATAATTCCAGCCAGGTACCTGAATAATTCTGATCCGGATATACTGAAACTGCATGTCATGGAAGATGCCGATTCTGAATTTTCATCAAAAATCACTGCTGGAGATATTATTGTGGCCGGGAAAAATTTCGGCTGCGGATCATCAAGGGAGCATGCACCGATAGCAATCAAAGCCGCAGGCATAAGTTGTGTCATTGCAGAGAGCTTTGCCAGGATATTTCTTCGAAACAGCTTCAACATGGGGCTTCCCATATTGATCTCCGTTGAAGCTTCAAGAGACATTAAAGAAGGTGATGTCCTGGAAGTGAATGCAGAAGAGGGAGTAATCAGAAACATCACAACAGGCAAAAAGTATATTTCCAATAAGCTGCCTGATTTTATTAAAGAGATCGTGGAAGATGGAG is a genomic window of Desulfomonilia bacterium containing:
- the leuC gene encoding 3-isopropylmalate dehydratase large subunit; translation: MGMTITEKILSAHMDGKKIVPGEFIRLSVDVILANDITAPIAIREFYNSGVQNIHDPDRIVFVLDHFTPNKDIDSANQCKLIREFAGKHGIKNFFDGGNCGVEHALLPEKGLVLPGDVVIGADSHTCTYGGLGAFATGVGSTDIAAAMITGQVWFMVPETMKFVFSGKLMPWVGGKDIILYLIGKIGVDGALYKTMEISGEAIDALDLSGRLTIANMAIEAGAKSGIIKADEKTVSYVENRATRPYTIYESDEDANYESVYEYDCANIEPQVSFPHLPEKAKGISEVGVIRIDQVIIGSCTNGRIEDLRIAADIMKNKRVDRNVRCIVLPATPEVYLKAEEEGLLRIFLEAGAVLGPPTCGPCLGGHMGILAEGERAVSTTNRNFVGRMGHRTSEVYLAGPAIAAASAITGKISSPGEVM
- a CDS encoding 3-isopropylmalate dehydratase small subunit, with product MIREMKGKAFVFGDDIDTDAIIPARYLNNSDPDILKLHVMEDADSEFSSKITAGDIIVAGKNFGCGSSREHAPIAIKAAGISCVIAESFARIFLRNSFNMGLPILISVEASRDIKEGDVLEVNAEEGVIRNITTGKKYISNKLPDFIKEIVEDGGLIEHIKKRHNI